From one Lycium ferocissimum isolate CSIRO_LF1 chromosome 5, AGI_CSIRO_Lferr_CH_V1, whole genome shotgun sequence genomic stretch:
- the LOC132057485 gene encoding heterogeneous nuclear ribonucleoprotein Q, which produces MPRTRASAAATKSEPEKPVETEEQVDFEGDNEEEEEIEYEEVEEEVEMEEEEEEEVEEEVEEEEEEEEEEEENESDGSDDGNMKVDAEDVEKKHAELLALPPHGSEVYIGGITQDVSEAAVREFCETIGEVTEVRIMKGKDTTQNKGYAFVTYRNKELASKAIKELNNTELKGKRVKCSEAQAKHRLFIGNVPRTWGEEDMRTAVTNVGPGVITIELVKDPQNSGRNRGFAFIEYYNNACAEYSRQKMSNSDFKLDDNAPTVSWADPKNAETAASSQVKAVYVKNLPKHINQDKLKELFEHHGKITKVVLPPAKPGQEQSRYGFVHFAERSSAMKALKNTEKYEIDGKILECSLAKPQADQKSSGGSSSQKGPTLPTYPPRIGYGMMGAPYGALGAGYGAPGVGQPMVYGRGATPGGLAMMPMLLPDGRIGYVLQQPGVMHSPPPVSRGGGRSGGGGGSSGGRRGDSGGRGRSRYNPY; this is translated from the exons ATGCCGAGAACAAGGGCCAGTGCTGCAGCTACTAAATCTGAACCTGAGAAGCCTGTTGAGACTGAAGAGCAGGTCGACTTTGAAGGGGATaatgaagaagaggaagagattgagtATGAAGAAGTAGAAGAAGAGGTGGAaatggaagaggaagaagaagaggaggtaGAAGAGgaggtggaagaagaagaagaagaggaagaggaggaggaggaaaatgAAAGTGATGGATCTGAtgatggaaatatgaaagtCGATGCTGAGGATGTGGAGAAAAAGCATGCTGAGCTCCTCGCCCTTCCTCCTCATGGTTCAGAAGTGTACATAGGTGGTATTACTCAAGATGTTTCTGAGGCAGCTGTGAGGGAATTTTGTGAGACAATTGGGGAAGTTACGGAG GTAAGAATAATGAAAGGGAAAGACACCACTCAGAACAAAGGATATGCATTTGTTACCTATAGAAACAAGGAATTGGCGTCCAAGGCTATTAAAGAACTCAACAACACTGAGCTTAAG gggaaaagggtaaaatgttCTGAAGCTCAAGCTAAACATCGGTTATTCATTGGTAATGTTCCGAGAACCTGGGGGGAGGAAGATATGAGGACGGCTGTAACAAACGTAGGGCCCGGAGTTATCACTATTGAGTTGGTGAAG GATCCTCAAAATTCTGGTAGAAATCGTGGATTCGCTTTTATAGAATATTACAATAATGCATGTGCAGAGTATTCAAGGCAAAAAATGTCAAATTCAGACTTTAAGCTTGATGATAATGCACCAACTGTTAGCTGGGCAGATCCCAAAAATGCTGAAACTGCTGCTTCTTCACAG GTTAAAGCAGTATATGTGAAGAACTTGCCCAAACACATTAACCAGGACAAGCTAAAAGAGTTGTTTGAACATCACGGGAAAATTACGAAGGTAGTTCTTCCTCCAGCTAAACCAGGACAAGAACAGAGCAGATATGGCTTTGTTCACTTTGCTGAGAGGTCAAGTGCTATGAAGGCCTTGAAGAACACCGAGAAATATGAGATAGATG GGAAAATTCTGGAGTGTTCACTCGCAAAGCCTCAGGCAGATCAGAAATCTTCGGGAGGATCAAGCTCACAAAAGGGACCCACTCTTCCAACTTACCCTCCTCGTATTGGCTATGGAATGATGGGAGCTCCCTATGGTGCTCTAGGTGCTGGATACGGAGCTCCAGGTGTTGGGCAA CCAATGGTCTACGGAAGAGGAGCTACACCTGGTGGCTTGGCAATGATGCCGATGCTTTTACCTGATGGAAGGATCGGATATGTCCT GCAACAACCAGGAGTTATGCATTCCCCACCTCCAGTATCACGAGGAGGTGGACGTAGTGGCGGAGGAGGAGGTTCAAGTGGTGGAAGGCGGGGTGACAGTGGCGGACGAGGGCGATCCCGTTACAACCCATATTAG
- the LOC132057484 gene encoding F-box/kelch-repeat protein At1g57790-like, producing MAGRKRRKMKLLAATAPNNGGASAEEREGADEQNSLFCVPIEILEQILSRLNLKENIRASAVCKKWLAASVSVRVANKAPWLMFFPKFGDLVEFYDPSVRQTYSVELPELRGSRLCYSKDGWLLLYKPRTLRVFFFNPYTKNVINLPRLELTYQIVAFSVAPTSPDCIVFTVKHISPTLVAISTCQPGATEWTTANYQNRLPFVSSIWNKLVFCNGLFYCLSLTGWLGVYDPEEHSWLVRVVPPPRCPENFFVKNWWKGKFMAEHNGDIYVIYTCSTANPVIYKLDQINKIWVEMQTLGGVTLFASFLSSQARIDILGVMRNSVYFSKVRFYGRRCISYSLDHDRYYPRKQCYDWGEQDPFESIWIDPPEDL from the exons ATGGctggaagaaaaagaagaaaaatgaagtt GTTAGCTGCAACAGCTCCAAATAATGGCGGTGCTTCGGCCGAGGAGCGTGAAGGAGCTGATGAGCAAAACTCACTGTTTTGTGTACCGATTGAAATTCTAGAACAGATTCTCTCCCGGTTAAACTTGAAGGAAAACATCCGTGCTTCTGCTGTTTGCAAGAAATGGCTTGCTGCCTCGGTTTCTGTACGAGTCGCGAATAAAGCTCCTTGGCTTATGTTCTTCCCGAAATTCGGTGACTTGGTTGAATTCTATGACCCTTCGGTAAGGCAAACTTATTCGGTCGAGTTACCAGAGTTACGTGGCTCAAGGCTTTGTTATTCCAAAGATGGCTGGTTGCTGTTATACAAACCGAGAACTTTACGTGTGTTTTTCTTCAATCCGTATACGAAGAACGTGATCAATTTGCCAAGACTAGAATTAACATACCAGATCGTTGCTTTTTCTGTAGCTCCGACTTCTCCTGACTGTATTGTTTTCACAGTTAAGCATATCAGCCCGACTTTGGTTGCGATTAGCACGTGTCAACCGGGGGCCACCGAATGGACGACTGCCAATTACCAAAACCGTTTGCCATTTGTTAGCAGCATTTGGAATAAGTTAGTTTTCTGCAATGGTTTGTTCTATTGTTTGAGTCTTACTGGTTGGTTGGGAGTTTATGATCCCGAAGAACATAGTTGGCTTGTTCGTGTGGTCCCGCCTCCGAGATGCCCCGAGAACTTTTTCGTGAAGAATTGGTGGAAAGGAAAATTCATGGCGGAGCACAACGGAGATATCTATGTGATATACACCTGCTCGACTGCAAATCCGGTGATATATAAGTTagaccaaataaataaaatttgggtGGAGATGCAAACTTTAGGTGGTGTGACGCTTTTTGCGAGTTTTCTTTCGTCTCAAGCAAGGATAGACATTCTTGGGGTGATGCGAAATAGtgtttatttttctaaagttCGTTTTTATGGAAGGCGTTGCATATCGTATTCGCTCGATCATGATAGATACTACCCGCGAAAGCAGTGTTATGATTGGGGAGAACAAGATCCTTTCGAGAGCATTTGGATTGATCCACCGGAGGACCTTTAG